The genomic segment ACAGCGTTCCATCATTACAATGCTCTCTGATGCATACTGTTAAAGTTTCATAAGGTACAGTTGGACTGTTGCAGTTACTGTTACACTGCAGTGCCCACACTGGTACAATCATTTGAAGATTATTATGAGTATGAATTTAGCTCAGAACTCAGCTTACACACCATAGCAAGAAATGTGACACTCCCTTCTGGAGTTGATCTTGCAACTTTTCAGGTTTTCAGCAGGTGTAGTATAACTCTGGTCCAGTGATACAGCATTTCAATGGAATCCATTGGCTGCTTGAGTGGGCCAAGCATGAGGCTGTGCACCCATACATTGAGTGCCCAAACATCACTTGATCTCACTGCAACCTGCATGAGATAGTCCTGGCACTATAACTGACATCTGCCTTACCGTATGTTTCTAAGCCCCTTTCCGAATGATAACTCTTATAGAGAAATAACATTTCTCTATAACTTGTTTTGTGGCAATACAAGAGAGGGATTGAATATAATTTAAATGTAAATGCCATGAATGGTGTTAGGCCTGTTACCATAACAACAGACAGCACTACCCATGGCAGGTCAACACTGAGTGCTGGGCAAAGGTGAATTAACTCAGACATGTCCAACAGCAAAACACTTGTTGGAGGATTCACCATCAAAAAGCAATCAAGCTAACTCTTTAAATAATCAACATTGTCCACAACCCCAGTATAGAGCAGTCTAATGATTGAAGACCATgaacagtccaacacacaatccaAGGATTCCAGTCCCTGCCTTATGGAGAAATTTAAGAAGATTTTCATTGAACTCCAACAATAGTCAACCCATGGTGATGACGATGATGGTGATGACAATAGTCAGGCTGGCCCAGGACATGGAGACTGTGAACCTTGATCAATCCCAGGTTAAATGAAATCAGTGTATATCGTCAAGTGACTCAGCCCTTCAGCAGAATTCAAATCAAATGAAGCACCTTCACCTGACTGGAGGCAGGCTGAGGAAAATTGGCCTCCCTTCAGCACTGAAGATCTAAGAGCTTTGCCAAATAGACGAGGATGAAAGTAGGGACTAATTATTTCTGAGTCTGAATCACTAGATTCTGTGCCACTGCTGATGTATCTTTCTGTTGTTTGAAGGGCCTCCTTGCGCTGTAGCATCATGTGTGCTGGATGCACAGGCCTCGGTTTATTGGGGCTCTGTCTCCAACCCAGGGGCAGGTAATGAGCCATGGGCCTTAACTCTGGCACATGTACTAGGCCAAGTGTTTTCATATCTGACTGGCTGTGTGATCTTTTGGAAGGCTGCAGGCTGTCATCCTGCTGGCTCTCCTCCTCCTTCACTGCGTTCAGAGTATTGCCATAGCGACCCCTCATCATAGCTTGTTGGTAAAGCCCATGATTGACTAAGAAGCTGTGAGCAGGCAGGCTGACTGGGCGAGCCATACCTGAAGGCCGAACCATTTTCTCATCTGTTGAAGTGTGTCTGGGCACCCGAAGAGATCTGCACATAAAAATGTCCAAATTCGGGAAATTATCACTGATATGTTGGCTCCCAGTTGTGAATtcaggtgagttcctgcatgtTAACTCTTCTGTATCAGTATCCATCCTGGTCTTGTTACTTCGAAAGTGTTGCCTGCTTTTTTGAAATTGGACAGGATCCTTCGTGGTCTCAGTATCATTGTCACTGAGGTAGGAAGTGGAGACATTGCTGCTGGAGAAGGTTTCTAATGCTGGGTCAGCCTCGGGTTTGGACCGCTCCAGTTCGGTGGTAAATATAATATCCACTgccgactccttcctccccctctgtGCTGGCCTCTGCCGCATCTTAACCTGGGTGTCTCCTGAATGCCCAGTGTCCCCATGGTCATGTGTCAATTCCTTGACCTGAATAGAAGAGAAGGCACAATTCAATGCTTCAGAGATTTTCAATGAAGTGGGATGATTGGAGACTCATGCCGCAGTTGGGTAGATATTGACTTTGTGTGTTAATGCAAATGGCAAACTGAGTTGGCAGCCTGTTCAATGGAAATTTAAAATGGGGAGAGATGTAAAGTGAGCTGCTGACTCACTATCACCCATTTACAATATTGCACAATGTCAGGATAACTACGACTGTTCCAAGAAGTCAACAACACCTTAATATTTAAGTCACCGATCTCAAGATTACATAGGGCTGGGGTACTGTCCACATTTGCACCAGAAACATTTGTAAACTGGACACAAACCAATTACATGGTTTTAAAAGACGGGACACTTTTGGGCGTAAGTGAGGTACACTCGTAACTACAATACACCCAAGTCTTCTCGATATTAGACATCCATCCATCAAACCTTCCAGCTGATAGAATTTCTGCCCACAAAACTGGTTACACACCCAACTCCCAAACACAAGCACCCTCCAATTGCACTTCCTCAAGGACTTTGCAACATTGCCGCCAGTTTTATAGGCACAGcaggaaagaaaataaatttgtTTTTTCTGGTCTTTCAATTGCAacttttgatttttatttgaaaGAAAGGTCCTCTTTGTATTTTCTGTTTCTGACAACATTATAGTTCACTTTGAAAAATGGAAACGCTTTCTTGAATTGCAGCTTCTTAGACAATGCTGTGCCTGCACAGACTCAAAGAAGGAATATTTGCCTGGGTTTGTTGTCCCCTTGTTTTCCTGACTTACGCCCACTTGGCAAAATTGGGTGCATTctgatgagaatggggagttcctgagtgtgacttggCTTTGGCAAAATGAGGGCAACATTTTTTGTATTTTTGGGTCTAATTACTGGACTGTGCCCAAGGAGGAAACTCCAGATCCTTTTTGGGGTTTCCACCAGTCTTGTGCTGAAATTACAGTGCATGACTGGGAGACTGTCCACCCCACCCAAGCAGAAACTCAACTCCTTGGTTATCTTATCTAAGTATTTGATCTTCCTGTCATGCTTTTGGAAGCAGTTTTTATTAATACAACAGATAATTgagaacagaatcacagaatctcacagtgcagaagaggtccctcagcccattgagtctgcaccgacacgtgagaaacacctcacctaccaacctaattccattcaccagcacttggcccatagccttgaatgttatgacgtgccaagtgctcatccaggtactttttaaaggatgtgaggcaacccgcctccaccactctcccaggcagtgcatatGCCTTAGAGCGtttccttcactaacctgtctcCCCAGCTCGAGGCCTGTTACTGATGAATCTTCCTCAGACTGTACATTACATGGCCACCTGGAAAACATCAATGGAAGAACAATTCATTGCCATAAAGTCACAGCACTTGTTTGACTatcactcccctgttcttcaaaatagtaccgtgagatcttttatgtccatctgagggggcagacagggcttCTGTTTattacctcatctgaaagatgcacctttgacagtgcagcactccctcagtactactggagtgtcagcctggattatgtgctcaggttTTGGAATAGGGTTTGATCACAAAGctctctgactcagaggtgagaagtTGAGGTAAGTGATCAGTCTGTTTTTGGTTaggggtaaatgttggccaggatgctTGCAAAGTGATCTTCTACCTTACCTGAGCAGGTAAGTATGCCTTAATTTAACATTTTATCTGAGAGAGCATGCTTCTGaatccctcagtcctgcactgtcagtttAGATAAAGTGCTTGATTCTTgagccacaaccttctgactcaaggtGAACTAACAATTCTCATAGTTAAGAACAGCTATGTATGTAAAAGATTAAAGTAGATGAACTAGTGTAATGTGAAGTGAAACGGATACCAGTCATGGAGTGGTGAGAAGTGGAACTCACTTTCATATGGAGTAATTGAATACCATAGGTGGCTTTAAGGGAAGCTAGCTAGGtacatgagggggaaaggaatagaaggatatgctaataGGGGTTAGATGAACtaaggttcatgtggagcattgATTTGTTGGACTAATTGGGTTGTTTCTGTGGTCTTGACTCGATGGAATATTATGTAAGAAAAAAGGTGGAAGTTTAAATGGCCTTGAGTTTTGCAATCAACAATCTCTTGAATATTACCTTTTAAATGGCACCTTCTTgaaatttcccttgttcagataCTCAACCAGTTGTTTCTGAGTTCTTCCACTGAAACAACAGTTAAAAGTTAAAGAGAGAAAGaacttacatatatatatatatatatatatcacctttgatgacctcaggatgtttcaAAACCCCCTTtctgtacttttgaaatgtagccactgttgcacAGCAGCAAATgtagtagccaatttgtgcacagcaagataccACAGAAATGTGGTAATAATCTGTCTTAGTGATGCTGCTTGAGgggaaaatattggccaggagaggagagagctcctctgctcttccacaaaatcgtgccatgggatcttttgcgtTCACCTTGAGAGGGCTGATAGAGCGTTGGTTTAACATCTAATTTGAAAGATGTCATCTCTGATAtgtagcaatccctcagtactgcattggagtgtcaaccTGTAATATGTTCAATAGTTCAATTGttttgtgtttgattatgtgagtgtgtttactattgatgctcactgtgcttgattagttaaaCTTAGGTGCAGACTCAGAGAAAAGTTAATAaactgtagaaagagctggaagccagaACTGAAGCGTGGAGTGGACATTTTAAATTACTGTGAATAAATCCAATTATCGACATAAAAGCTattgtcatctctgcatagatccaagatataaaatatacaacatcaTCTGCCCAATTCTTgagagtggggcttgaatcaaCTACCTTCTGACTTAGGGGCAAGAGTACCATATATTGAAAAGTGTCTGATACTATAAAATGATATTTGTTCCTGAATAGTTGAATTTAACCCCAATAATTAAAATGATATTTTTGTGCAATGAAGAGCAATATCCCTAGGGAGAACTCTCCACAATACCTGTACCGGAAGCAGGATCCTTTACTGTAAAATATGGGTTTAGGCTTCGATCTGGGTTCCTCAGGGAGCCTAAAGAAGGCATGATACTCAACGCAAGTCTTCCAGAAGTGCTTGCATGTATTGCGGCTTGCCATCAGGAATTCCAAGGAGTCCTTGCATGAGGTGGTCTGGCATTTTTGGAGACAGGACATATTAGCAGACAAAGAATCACTTGATGCACATTAATCTCATGTATTGATGGAAGTAGAAGAAAACCTTACAAAAATGTTAGAATGGAGCTTGATAAAGAAATGCCTCTTCTTAAAACTCAGCTTGCGTATTTTGGCCCAGTTGAAAGTATTGATCTTCGTTTTGCCCTGGAATGAGAGTAGTCAATCGATATTATTCCTGtcacatcaacaacaacttcatttggaaggtgcctttaatgtagtaaaacatcccagggtGCTTAACAGGAGTGTGATCAGAATAATAATatggtcatagaatcatagaggtctacagcacagaaaaaggccagttggcccatcgagtctgcgctggtcagaCAAGTATCGaactatcctaatcccatttttgAGTAttaggccttgtatgccatgccatcgcaaatgcacatccaaatacttcttaaatgttattagGGTTTCTgattctatcaccctttcaggcaatgagttccagattccctggtgaaaaaattcttcctcacatcccctctaaacctcctgccccttaccttaaatctatgccccctggttactgatccctccaccaaggggaaaagttccttcctgtccaccctatctatgctccccataattttatacacctcaaccatgttcccctctcaatctcctctgctccagggaaaataaccccagtctatccaatctctcctcattactaaaactctccagcccaggtaacatcctggtaaatctctgtgcaccctctctagtgcaatcacatcatttATAATATATGTGTGACCAAacgctttgtcaaagaggtagatttcatGCACtcttaaaaggaggagagagtgttgaacAGGAGGAAAGATTTGTAGCATCTAAGACATAgctgccaatggtgaagtgaAGAAAGTAGGGTTacacaagaggctggaattggagaagCACAAAGTTCTCAGTGTGTTGTAGGGCTGGAATGTGAAGTCATCTGTTCTATTGGTTCATGGCAGCTGAATAAGTCAAAAaggtttccccccacccctccaaaccttcaatgggatgtgggtgttactggcaagaccagcattggttgcccatccctaattgcccttgaactgagtggtttgctcagagggcagttcattgttgtgagtctggagtcacatgtaggccagtccaggtaaggacagcagattagtaaaccagatgaggCTTTAGTTGTTATAGTACAAAGagcagctttatattccaggtgtATCAATTGAATTCAATCTCCACAAGCTGCTAtgtttggatttgaacccatgtccccagaacatgagcctcagtttctggattactagtctagtgacattaccactgccccCATGACCTAGGCTTTATTTATTACCTAGGACTCTATGATGTTTTGGGGCTCACTCCTATATTTAATATTAGTCCCATGACTTTACAAGAAGCTAAATTACATTTTCTTTTTTCATTGGGTTCTAAGATCTTTGCCAGTTTTTAGGATCAAATCCCACTATTCCATTTGTTTTTCTTGAAAATTGTCATTTGGTGGCCTAGGCTACCAATGCACAGAATAGCAAAGCAGCTTTCTACAATGAAGCTGGACATTATCACAGTAACATCGACTGCAGTGATGTTCTATGGTAACAATAATGACACTCCAACCACAGAATTTATCTGAGGAACTCTAATGAAAGGATTTTGGGGAGTTCCCCACATAGAGTTTGACGTATTTGTATAGTTTGTGTACTCGTACAGTTTGTGTATCCATGGCAACTCGTGTACCATACAGTTCCTGTATTTTGTCCTATGTATACTTAATAATGTATATAGTTTGCATACAGCTGCTGTATCACTATCATTCCTCTATAAATATGGTTCTTCTATCAATGCTGTTACCATATGTCTTTGATTCCTGTTTCAGTCAAAATTCCGGTAGGTTCCTGCATCAATACAATTTCTGCAGCAATATGGTTACTGTATTGGTATAGATCTGGTATCAATATGGATACTGTGTGGAATATTTTAAGCCCGCAAAGACCCACAAAACATTTTCAGTCTAATCTTTATTGAAATAGTACTTCTTTAAATATAGGATTTTGAGTTATTCTTTTGCGAATaactttaagggcagaattttcccgttggcgtctaaaatgacgtgcagtgaagtcgggcgagcatcccaatgtcaccatgcgccATCACAATATTTTGTTGGGCAGGTGCGCGTTGATCTCTGATGcccgcccaccattaattaacaggccacttaagacccttgactcaccaatcgatggCGATTTTTCAGCGCCCATGCGATCTTCGGGTCGGCACACAGGCACAACGGGTGGACGGgtgggacacatttgtataaacctcatccacgggctcagtggggtcatgagtgtgctctgtcaaatattgatttttcaaagttactgacatttgcctgtgtgagctgcaatacttcaaaacgcatactaGCTGCTTGGCCTGgactcaggtcagcactctgcagtgagttaTCTTTTCTgagcctgcatgtttcaggaagccttcccttagcctgggaatgggagctgaactcttcactggaggcacctcctctgaggaggaagggagggctagaagtgggaagaggccaggagtgcacattcagcctccagcagagccacctttgggaggacaggcacaggcacaaggggcacacggccaagaggttgtccaaggcagaaggggccacagaagatgccactatcttgctgtcagggtatacaggcggcgaagcagctacctcaatatgtctgaggtgcagtgccgaaggaggctccgcctttcAAGAgaggcagtcaactatatctgtcagacttttgggcctgagatctccacggACTGTGTGGgtaggcaccccatgccagtggctctgaaggtcacagctgccctcaacttctatgcctctggctctttccaaggttcagtgggtgatctttgcggtgtctcccaatcagctgtccacacttgtgtcaagcaggttacagacactctgttcaggcatgcattgaccttcatctactCCCGTTGGgagcaggcaagccagacacagcgagccagaggataCACGGCGATTGCTGGCtccccccgcatccagggtgctatagactgcacatatGTGTCCATCAACGCGCCAGTAGGTGAGctcagtgcctttgtcaacaggaagggcttccactccatgaacgtgcagatagtgtgtgaccacaggatgcagattctacaagtctgtgcaagatacccaggcagctctcacgacgcctacatcctcagacattcccaggtgccgggtctcttcagtgctccagcccgggtggatggttggctgctgggtgacaagggcgatccctcagaaggtggctcatgacacctctccaccatccaagggcAGAAGCGGAACAGCGGTATAATAGGTGCCAAAtcttcacaagggctgtggtggagagaactattggtcttctcaagatgcgcttctgatgcctggcctgctcagggggcacactccaatacctcccagatcgtgtgtcgctgatagtgtttgcatgctgcggtctccacaatcttgtgctggaaaggacatatgcagtggacgatgaagatgtcaacgcagtggctgcggctgcacacgatgagtccagccatgaatccgaggatgagcacacacagggaaatgctgagggggtagacgctgacccaggcatactcaagggaggcagggacacctgagaGGCTTTCACccaatgaatcttcagctagTACAACCACATAtgaacaagcctgggctgtaggctccattcTTGAtatctaagtgcaaaatctgcctggataggaacattaactaaggtcatTGTTAATAAATTGAATGCCCCATGAAATACTCatcacatttttggaaaccatccacctgcagaacaaaagaggcaacctcagccatggtgacatgtctgaatttaatatcacaacgaaagaaacttaatgaaacaaaatgacaaaggtgttaaaaatcacaccaactcataaagacctcattgtgggccaacacaaaagcaccagtgaaaaacccgtggtgtgcctaaggtgcctcatGTTTATGTttttgggtgctacatcttggtgcggCCCCCCcggctgggagtggtatctgagacagcctgctgactctactgtcctgttggcctcaatgaccttggcggccgtcctcaggcccatggagtctgtgctggccccgcctgggagggagcggccattTCCACaggtggcatctccccagtcgtcacagcctcactggatgcaatggtcactggtagaagggtggaggagctgctaccctcacctagagcgctctgagaggagcctgcagagacgacaggcagctgctgcgctgacgtgaagtcgcttcggacctccctgctcactgtggatggatgggcaccgaactgggaaacttggtgcccagaccatctcccacattggcactgaccagctgaggtcaataccgatgtgagggcttgctggtccgagcgtatccccaggaagccctgatgggtctcctggaggagcctctccatgagagttgccactctctccatggaggacacatggtaatcggccatgaggctcattgcttcggcgatagtccgcatagactcctccaccacggacaccaagccaagcatagcctcatgtattacacccagatgctcctgcacacccggcccCAGTTCCTGTGCTTGCTGCatcgcggatgactccagaggcacatcagctGGTACCGACTAAACATGTGCCTGGTCGCCTGCACTCCTtggactgctggtgccatgggcactctctgtttctgccagctcctctagcgactgtgaagtgccttcgccgctgtgtcccgggacactagctgatgttctaatttCCACCgaggtgcctgcctggcagagatagtgtgacactggtgagaattcagggccctcaggtgtgagagggggcctctgctgctcctcccccaggccctgctccgctgatgctgaaaggaagaacaaggacattggatcagttaacacggagacaatgtcaatgtgtatccctgtccctcagatcattatgcactcatccttccataagcaatggtcaagccatgttgcaaacttcaatcactgaacatttagcactgccatggctgttgggagaacaatggtgacctcactgttggacatacatacctgcccatggcaccccagactcacccagcactgcgcctagatgcagctcctccaggttgtccctaaaacagtaatgtgggtctgagtgtaccacatgctgccagtgcagaacccatctcttcaccaccctctcagggtgatctCGGCATGAGCAATACTTGCTGGCCCACCTAGCGAAGGACACACGTCGTCGATGATTCACTGTAGCCACTACACTCAGactgggatgggggggagggggggtggtggtggtggtggggggtggggtgggggggggggggtggtggtggggggtggcacCAGGGGGGAAGcccacctgctgggttaaatgagcaatgccaacattgtcctcaccctttcTGAGCGCAACAGGTCGTTGAGGAACTAgtgacactggacccaggtgcgccgcaccacgtcgtgggtgctcaccacctccaccacctcctcccaggcacgtttggtcatttGGGAGGGGCTGCTCCTCCCATCCTTGGGTGCGaggacctcctgctgtgctgccacctccttgaggagggcagcaaggcaatcatcataaaaacaaggggcacagtgaccccctgccctaccctcctgcctggcctgctcaccagcagcgctctggggatcccttccactggccatgattcacagccttggaaaggctgcagcaactttttaaaacaggccgccaggtcgccattggacccagtggtcattgcaATCCTACTGCTGCctacccactcccgctgtcctcgggagccacgattcatgttgggcgggccttaattggcccgcccgcgtaaaatgacgGCACGGATCTGACCACGGGTGGCAACTGGGTCTGCGCCCGCCCATGCCCGCTCCTGCTCCGATCACCCGGttagccagaaaattctgcccaaacagaATCTAAACTTCTCAGTCTGGGAAAAgttacattttattttattcattcatgggatgtgggtgtctctggctgggccagcatttattgccaatccctaattgcccttgagaaggtgggtacaccaacagtgctgttaggaaggactttgactcactgacagtgaaggaacggcgatatatttccaagtcaggatggtgaatggcttggggggggaacttccaagtggtggtcttcccatgtatctgctgcccttgtccttctagatggtagcagatgtgggtttggaaggtgctgtctaaggagctttggtgaattcctgcggtgcatcttgtagattgtacacacagctgtcactgttcgtcagtggtggagggagtgaatgtttgtggataggctGCCAAACAagtggactactttgtcctggatggtgttgagcttcttgtgtattgttggagctgcaccatccaggcaagtggaaagtacttcatcatactcctgacttgtgccttatagatggtggcagaaaataaaagctcattgtgtaggaattaacatattggtatgggtagaagattggctagatAAAAGGGAGCAGAGAtttggcataaatgggtttttttctggttggcaggatgtgacaagtggtgtgtcacagggatcagtgctggggcctcaactttttacaatttatataaatgacttggatggagggactgaaggaatggttgctaaatttgctgatgacacaaagataagtaggaaagtaaattgtgaagaggacgtaaggagtctacaaagtgacataagtgggttaagtgaatgggcaaagatctggcaaatggaaaataatgtgggcaaatgtgaaataattcattttggcaggaagattgaaaaagaagcttattatctaaatggtgagagattgcagagctctgagattcagggggaactgggtgtcctagtgcatgaatcacaaaaggctaatgcGCAGGAACAGggggtaattaggaaagctaatagaatgttatcatttattgtgaggggaattgattacaaaattagggaagttatacttcagttggatagtgcattggtgagaccacatctggagtattgtgtacagtgctggtctctttatttaaagaaagatgtaaatgcattagaagcagttccgaTGTTAACTAGACTAATAGCAGGAATggttgggttgtcttatgaggaaaggccagacaggttaggcttgtatccactggaacttAGAAGATTAAGTAGGGAattaattgaaatctttaaggtcctgaggggcctagatagggtggatgtggagaaggtgtttcctcttgtgggagaatccagaactgggtcactgtttaaaataaagggtcgctcatttaagaatgagatgaggagaattttgttctctgagggtagtgagtctttggaactctcttcctcaaaagctggtggaagcagagtctttcaatattttgaaggcagaactagttagattcttgattaacaaaggggtgaaaggttatcgggggtaggtaggaatttggggttgaggttacagacagatcagccatgatcttattgaatggcggagtaggttcaagaggctgagtggtctactcctgctcctaattcatatgtttgtatgactggctttggggagtcaggaagtgagttattcccCATAGGATTCTgggcctctgaccagctcttatagccacagtatttgtatggctggtctgattcagtttctggtcaatggtaaccctcaggatgttgatagtgggagattcaatgatggtaatgc from the Carcharodon carcharias isolate sCarCar2 chromosome 9, sCarCar2.pri, whole genome shotgun sequence genome contains:
- the LOC121282435 gene encoding FERM domain-containing protein 7-like — protein: MLHLRVQLLDDTYEVFEVAQKATGKTLFDCVCHHLNLVEEDYFGVEFNNRYGNVVWLDLLKPVLKQIKGEKRVLFQFVVKFFPPDLGQLQDELTRYLFAQQIKRDLVAGRLHCNDNSVALLLSHIIQAEVGDFDEELDRTHLQTKIYIPNQERLIHKIMNFHQKLGGLTSAESETRLLETARKLEMYGIRLHPANDGEGTQINLAVLHMGILVFQGKTKINTFNWAKIRKLSFKKRHFFIKLHSNIFTTSCKDSLEFLMASRNTCKHFWKTCVEYHAFFRLPEEPRSKPKPIFYSKGSCFRYSGRTQKQLVEYLNKGNFKKVPFKRWPCNVQSEEDSSVTGLELGRQVKELTHDHGDTGHSGDTQVKMRQRPAQRGRKESAVDIIFTTELERSKPEADPALETFSSSNVSTSYLSDNDTETTKDPVQFQKSRQHFRSNKTRMDTDTEELTCRNSPEFTTGSQHISDNFPNLDIFMCRSLRVPRHTSTDEKMVRPSGMARPVSLPAHSFLVNHGLYQQAMMRGRYGNTLNAVKEEESQQDDSLQPSKRSHSQSDMKTLGLVHVPELRPMAHYLPLGWRQSPNKPRPVHPAHMMLQRKEALQTTERYISSGTESSDSDSEIISPYFHPRLFGKALRSSVLKGGQFSSACLQSGEGASFDLNSAEGLSHLTIYTDFI